In Bacillus sp. SB49, a single window of DNA contains:
- the nadE gene encoding NAD(+) synthase — protein MEQKVNQIVAWLQEQVEKANVEGLLVGVSGGIDSAVVANLIKKAFPERSLGVIMPCKSQSDDQTHAQSVIDACDLSSIVVDLTETHKVMFSTIKEQLESAGQWNEEQSQLADANLRARLRMSTLYTVATNHKYLVVGTDNAAEWYTGYFTKFGDGGVDLVPLVNLTKGEVREMAEYLGVPKEVIHKQPSAGLWEGQTDENEMGTSYEMIDRHLKGEEIPEKDRQIIEALHKRSAHKRQLPPAPPQ, from the coding sequence GTGGAACAAAAAGTAAATCAAATCGTAGCATGGTTGCAGGAACAAGTAGAAAAAGCAAATGTAGAAGGTTTGCTTGTCGGGGTAAGTGGAGGAATCGACTCTGCAGTTGTTGCCAACCTAATCAAGAAAGCCTTTCCTGAACGCTCTTTAGGCGTAATTATGCCTTGTAAGAGCCAATCGGACGATCAAACGCATGCCCAGAGCGTAATTGATGCATGCGACCTGTCTTCCATCGTCGTAGACTTGACCGAAACGCATAAGGTCATGTTCTCCACCATTAAAGAACAGCTGGAGAGCGCGGGGCAGTGGAATGAAGAGCAATCCCAGCTCGCAGATGCCAACCTTCGTGCCCGTTTGAGAATGAGTACGCTTTACACAGTTGCTACAAATCACAAATACCTTGTCGTAGGAACAGACAATGCTGCCGAATGGTACACAGGTTACTTCACTAAGTTCGGGGACGGCGGGGTAGACCTCGTTCCACTTGTGAACTTGACAAAAGGAGAAGTCCGGGAAATGGCAGAATACCTTGGAGTTCCGAAAGAAGTCATCCATAAACAGCCGAGTGCCGGCCTTTGGGAAGGACAGACAGACGAAAATGAAATGGGAACCAGCTATGAGATGATCGATCGTCACTTGAAGGGGGAAGAAATCCCTGAGAAAGACCGTCAAATCATTGAAGCTTTAC